A region from the Pseudomonadota bacterium genome encodes:
- a CDS encoding 4Fe-4S dicluster domain-containing protein, giving the protein MFYNIVLYISLTVFGIGLIYKICSWFRFSIGINSQTITASERFTTALKGLLSVIFSQKLLTLIRAFVVDVLFQMRILKEDKLRWIMHMLIYTGFMFLLFMHALDRIIKTSLFDKYYLALNPFLLFFGFMLISGIAIAIFRRFVLKVPRLKTNGMDYYVIIILSIVLLTGITLESTKLTSYNHYQKIWYIHILACFFGLAYLPFSKMFHIFTTPVSLLANAVMDNNSDPANIMTRQVMELDACMHCGTCSYRCSVAVAFDSIGNENILPSERMVFLKNYITRKDIGARGLAAIQQGIYLCTNCDRCTVVCPAGINLRDLWYNVREEMIQRGHSVPLMLTPFSYCRGLKQQELDPKQYDMPLEKAQKALTDQFDLLNKTEEVIPLISENKEFNKTAGLSVRAGTYSYCFTCENCSTVCPVVENYKDPQNHLDLLPHQIIRSLVFGLKDLALGSRMLWYCLTCYQCQEHCPQGVKVTDIFYELKNLAVKEANRSSDGTVSEKRAGK; this is encoded by the coding sequence ATGTTTTACAATATTGTGCTGTATATTTCTCTTACAGTCTTTGGAATCGGTCTGATTTATAAAATTTGCAGCTGGTTTCGTTTCAGTATCGGAATCAATAGCCAAACTATTACGGCATCGGAAAGATTTACGACTGCTTTGAAAGGGCTATTATCTGTCATATTCAGTCAAAAGCTTTTGACGCTGATCAGGGCTTTTGTCGTGGATGTGCTTTTTCAGATGCGGATACTAAAAGAAGACAAGCTTCGCTGGATCATGCATATGCTCATTTATACCGGTTTTATGTTTCTGCTGTTTATGCATGCTCTTGATAGAATCATAAAGACATCGCTTTTTGACAAGTATTATCTGGCGCTCAACCCCTTTTTGCTTTTTTTCGGATTTATGTTGATTTCAGGTATAGCAATCGCTATTTTTCGACGTTTTGTTTTGAAAGTACCGCGCCTTAAAACCAATGGCATGGATTACTATGTCATCATTATATTGTCAATCGTACTGCTTACCGGCATCACATTGGAATCTACCAAACTCACATCGTATAACCACTATCAGAAGATCTGGTATATACATATTCTTGCATGTTTTTTTGGGCTTGCTTATCTGCCGTTCAGCAAAATGTTCCATATATTTACTACCCCGGTAAGCCTGCTGGCAAATGCCGTCATGGATAATAATTCCGATCCGGCCAATATCATGACCCGCCAGGTAATGGAACTGGATGCATGCATGCATTGCGGAACATGCAGTTACCGGTGTTCTGTTGCGGTTGCTTTTGACAGTATAGGAAATGAAAATATACTGCCTTCTGAAAGAATGGTGTTTCTGAAGAACTATATTACCCGAAAGGATATCGGCGCACGGGGTCTTGCAGCTATTCAACAGGGCATATATCTTTGCACCAATTGTGATCGTTGTACGGTTGTTTGTCCCGCAGGCATTAATCTGCGGGATCTGTGGTATAACGTCAGAGAAGAAATGATTCAACGCGGTCATAGTGTTCCTCTGATGCTGACGCCTTTTTCTTATTGCCGGGGGCTTAAGCAGCAGGAACTTGATCCAAAACAGTATGATATGCCGTTAGAGAAAGCGCAAAAAGCTTTAACAGATCAGTTTGATCTTCTAAACAAAACCGAAGAAGTCATCCCATTGATATCTGAAAACAAAGAATTTAATAAAACAGCCGGCCTTTCCGTACGCGCCGGCACCTATTCTTATTGTTTTACATGTGAAAATTGTTCGACGGTTTGCCCTGTGGTCGAAAATTACAAAGATCCGCAAAATCACCTTGATCTGCTGCCCCATCAGATAATACGTTCCTTAGTTTTTGGTCTCAAAGACCTGGCGTTGGGTTCAAGAATGCTGTGGTATTGTTTAACCTGCTATCAGTGTCAGGAGCACTGTCCCCAGGGTGTGAAAGTGACGGATATATTTTATGAGCTTAAAAACCTTGCCGTAAAAGAGGCAAACCGTTCTTCAGACGGAACCGTTTCTGAGAAACGTGCCGGCAAATAA
- a CDS encoding CoB--CoM heterodisulfide reductase iron-sulfur subunit B family protein, whose product MKFALFIGCNIPVRVQQYELSARAVLGKLGVEVVDIREFKCCGNPMRNTDNRTFVLMAARNLALAEKQGLDMMVLCKCCFGSLKKALHLMKQQPELKEEVNVFLAEEGLNYSGTVKIKHFLSVLYHDIGVNALKEKVTRTFKSIKIAPHYGCHALRPSDVTEFDDPVAPVLFDELVTATGAQSIDWPLKLECCGSPLIGVNNSLSMDLTRKKLADGKRAGADYLCVACPFCQMQFGRVQKMMTASSDMDKCLLSIVYPQLLGLAMGIGVNELGINMNILDISSIESFLL is encoded by the coding sequence ATGAAATTTGCATTATTTATTGGATGTAATATTCCTGTCAGAGTTCAGCAGTATGAACTCTCCGCTAGAGCTGTGCTGGGTAAACTCGGCGTTGAAGTTGTTGATATTCGTGAATTCAAATGCTGCGGCAATCCTATGCGAAATACAGACAACAGGACTTTTGTGCTGATGGCCGCCAGGAACCTTGCTTTAGCTGAAAAACAGGGTTTGGATATGATGGTGCTTTGCAAATGCTGTTTCGGCAGCCTGAAAAAAGCCTTACACCTGATGAAGCAGCAGCCTGAACTTAAAGAAGAAGTTAATGTGTTTCTGGCCGAAGAAGGCTTAAATTATTCGGGAACGGTTAAAATAAAGCATTTTCTTTCCGTTCTTTATCATGACATCGGTGTAAATGCCCTGAAAGAGAAAGTAACCAGAACATTTAAAAGCATTAAAATTGCACCTCATTACGGATGTCATGCCTTAAGACCCAGTGATGTCACAGAGTTTGATGATCCGGTTGCCCCCGTTTTGTTTGACGAACTGGTAACCGCCACAGGCGCCCAAAGCATCGACTGGCCGTTAAAGCTTGAATGCTGCGGTTCTCCGCTTATAGGTGTTAATAACAGTCTTTCCATGGATTTAACCAGGAAAAAACTTGCTGATGGTAAACGGGCCGGCGCTGACTATCTGTGTGTTGCCTGTCCGTTTTGTCAGATGCAATTCGGCAGGGTTCAAAAAATGATGACAGCTTCAAGTGATATGGACAAATGCCTTTTAAGCATCGTATACCCACAGCTTCTCGGACTTGCTATGGGTATCGGAGTGAATGAATTGGGGATTAACATGAATATACTTGATATCAGCAGTATTGAATCCTTTTTGTTGTAG